In one Mycobacteroides chelonae genomic region, the following are encoded:
- a CDS encoding FdhF/YdeP family oxidoreductase → MTGHRIPTVGQHEEAGPAEIGEPDIAVTGAKDVAAGMTAVGVSLQRGLEQMGPLRTVATLSKLNQRHGFDCPGCAWPETPGHRKLAEFCENGAKAVAEEATKRTVTPEFFAQHSVEELRELPEYWLSQQGRLTHPMVLRPGESHYRPIDWDDAYALIADEIRAAADPDRLVFYTSGRTSNEAAFCYQLLVRSLGTNNLPDCSNMCHESSGTALTDSIGIGKGSVSVPDIEHADVILIAGQNPGTNHPRMLSVLEKAKANGAKIIAVNPLPEAGLLRFKDPQKVNGVVGHGVSIADEFVQIRLGGDMALFAGLGRLLLEADDANPGSIVDRQFIEEHCAGYEEWAARTRTVDWDTVTQATGIDMEQLTTVATLLAESQRTIFCWAMGLTQHRHAVATIAEATNLLLMRGMIGKPGAGVCPVRGHSNVQGDRTMGIWEKMPESFLAALDSEFGIETPRKHGLDTVDAIRAMRDGKVSVFIGMGGNFASATPDTAVTESALRNCALTVQISTKLNRSHLVNGRTALILPTLGRTDRDIQETGKQLVSVEDSMSMVHLSRGSLHPPSTVLRSEVAIVCQLARIVLGPVHPVPWERFADDYDTIRDAISRVVPGCADYNTKVRQPDGFALPHPPRDDRQFPTHTGKANFSAAPLEWVPVPAGRLVLQTLRSHDQYNTTIYGLDDRYRGVKGGRRVVFVNPEDLAAFGLSEGARIDLVSEYPGADGALEERRAEDFLVVPYSTPRGNAAAYYPETNPLVPLDHVAERSNTPVSKAVVIRLVARG, encoded by the coding sequence ATGACCGGGCACCGGATACCGACGGTTGGCCAGCACGAGGAAGCCGGGCCAGCCGAGATCGGCGAACCCGATATCGCCGTCACCGGCGCGAAGGACGTCGCCGCGGGAATGACCGCGGTCGGCGTTTCCCTGCAACGCGGCCTCGAACAGATGGGTCCATTGCGCACCGTCGCAACGCTGTCCAAGCTGAATCAACGTCACGGGTTTGACTGTCCCGGATGTGCCTGGCCTGAAACCCCGGGGCACCGCAAACTTGCCGAGTTCTGTGAGAACGGCGCCAAGGCAGTCGCCGAAGAGGCCACCAAACGCACGGTCACCCCTGAATTTTTCGCCCAGCACTCGGTCGAGGAACTCCGCGAACTACCCGAGTACTGGCTCAGCCAACAAGGCCGTCTCACCCACCCCATGGTGCTGCGCCCCGGCGAATCCCATTACCGGCCCATTGATTGGGACGACGCGTACGCGCTCATCGCCGATGAGATCAGGGCGGCCGCCGATCCGGACCGGCTGGTTTTCTACACCTCAGGGCGCACCAGTAATGAAGCCGCGTTCTGCTACCAGCTGCTGGTCCGCAGCCTGGGCACCAACAACCTGCCCGACTGTTCCAACATGTGCCACGAGTCCTCGGGCACCGCGCTGACGGACTCGATCGGAATCGGCAAGGGCTCGGTGTCGGTACCCGATATCGAGCACGCGGACGTCATTCTCATCGCCGGCCAAAATCCTGGCACCAACCATCCGCGCATGCTTTCGGTGCTGGAGAAGGCAAAGGCGAACGGCGCCAAGATCATTGCCGTCAACCCGCTCCCCGAGGCCGGACTGCTCCGGTTCAAGGACCCGCAGAAGGTCAACGGCGTGGTCGGGCACGGTGTGTCCATCGCCGACGAGTTCGTACAGATCCGGCTCGGCGGCGACATGGCGCTCTTCGCAGGGCTTGGCAGACTGCTGCTGGAGGCCGACGACGCGAACCCCGGCAGCATCGTCGACCGGCAATTCATCGAGGAGCACTGCGCAGGATACGAGGAATGGGCCGCGCGGACACGGACGGTTGATTGGGACACCGTCACGCAGGCAACGGGTATCGACATGGAGCAACTGACCACGGTTGCCACACTCCTGGCCGAATCACAGCGCACCATCTTCTGCTGGGCCATGGGCCTGACCCAGCACCGGCATGCGGTCGCCACCATCGCTGAGGCGACCAACCTGCTGCTGATGCGCGGCATGATCGGCAAGCCGGGTGCCGGGGTGTGCCCGGTGCGCGGTCACTCGAACGTCCAGGGTGACCGCACCATGGGCATCTGGGAGAAAATGCCCGAATCCTTCCTAGCTGCATTGGATTCCGAGTTCGGCATCGAGACTCCCCGCAAGCACGGGCTCGACACGGTGGACGCGATCCGGGCCATGCGGGACGGCAAGGTCTCGGTCTTCATCGGCATGGGTGGAAATTTCGCCTCTGCCACCCCCGACACCGCTGTCACCGAATCCGCGCTGCGCAATTGCGCACTGACCGTGCAGATCTCCACCAAGCTCAATCGCAGCCATCTGGTGAATGGGCGCACCGCGCTGATCCTGCCCACTCTCGGACGGACCGATCGCGACATCCAAGAGACGGGTAAACAACTTGTCTCCGTGGAAGATTCGATGTCCATGGTGCACCTCTCACGGGGCAGTCTGCATCCGCCGAGCACTGTGCTACGCAGCGAGGTCGCCATCGTCTGTCAACTGGCGCGCATCGTCCTGGGGCCGGTACACCCGGTGCCGTGGGAGAGGTTTGCCGACGACTACGACACCATCCGCGATGCCATCTCGCGGGTGGTACCCGGATGCGCCGACTACAACACCAAGGTCCGCCAACCGGATGGGTTCGCATTGCCGCATCCACCGCGCGACGATCGCCAATTTCCCACGCACACGGGTAAGGCCAATTTCTCTGCGGCACCACTGGAGTGGGTGCCGGTACCGGCAGGCCGTCTGGTGCTGCAGACACTGCGCAGCCATGACCAGTACAACACCACCATCTACGGCCTCGACGACCGCTACCGCGGCGTCAAGGGCGGCCGCCGGGTGGTCTTCGTCAATCCCGAAGACCTTGCCGCATTTGGGTTATCCGAGGGCGCGCGAATTGATCTGGTGTCCGAGTACCCGGGCGCCGATGGAGCGCTCGAAGAGCGGCGCGCCGAGGACTTTCTGGTGGTGCCGTACTCCACCCCGCGC
- a CDS encoding 2-oxoacid:acceptor oxidoreductase subunit alpha — MVAYVPSPPEFVVKGRSPVGDGAVSEKLEKVVIRFAGDSGDGMQLTGDRFTSEAAVFGNDLATQPNYPAEIRAPQGTLPGVSSFQIQIADYDILTAGDRPDVLVAMNPAALKANIGDLPRGGMVIANSDEFTKRNLAKVGYQSDPLEHDDMSDYVVYQVPMTTLALGAVEPAGVSKKDGARTKNMFALGLLSWMYHRPLEGTEQFLREKFAKKPDVAEANILAFRAGWNYGETTEAFGTTYEVAKASLPPGEYRQVSGNTAMAYGVVAAGRLANTKVVLGTYPITPASDILHELSKYKNFDVLTFQAEDEIAGIGAALGASFGGALGVTSTSGPGVALKSEAVGLAVMTELPLLVIDVQRGGPSTGLPTKTEQADLLQALYGRNGESPIAVLAPRSPSDCFDIAIEAVRIALIYRTPVMILSDGAIANGSEPWAIPDIASYPAIEHTFASPDQDFAPYNRDPETLARQFAVPGTPGLEHRIGGLEKANGSGNISYDPANHDLMVRLRQLKIDGITVPDLEVDDPTGDAQLLMIGWGSSYGPIGEACRRARRKGLKVAHAHLRHLNPFPGNLGEVLRKYPKVVAPEMNLGQLSLLLRGKFLVDVQSVTKVQGMAFLADEVEEIIDAALDGSLAEKESQKAVLARESAVAVGDRA; from the coding sequence ATGGTGGCGTACGTACCGTCACCGCCAGAGTTCGTCGTGAAAGGTAGGTCACCGGTGGGCGACGGAGCCGTATCGGAGAAGCTGGAAAAGGTCGTCATCCGGTTTGCTGGAGATTCTGGTGACGGTATGCAGCTCACCGGAGACCGATTCACCTCTGAGGCTGCCGTCTTCGGCAATGACCTCGCGACCCAGCCGAACTATCCCGCAGAGATCCGGGCTCCTCAGGGCACGCTCCCGGGTGTTTCGTCCTTCCAGATCCAGATTGCCGACTACGACATCCTCACTGCGGGCGACCGGCCCGACGTGTTGGTGGCGATGAATCCGGCGGCGCTCAAGGCCAACATCGGCGACCTGCCGCGCGGCGGCATGGTGATCGCCAATTCCGATGAGTTCACCAAGCGCAACCTGGCCAAGGTCGGCTATCAGTCCGACCCGCTGGAGCACGACGACATGTCGGATTACGTCGTTTACCAGGTTCCGATGACCACGCTGGCGCTCGGCGCCGTCGAGCCTGCCGGAGTCTCCAAGAAGGACGGCGCACGCACCAAGAACATGTTCGCGTTGGGGCTGCTGTCCTGGATGTACCACCGCCCACTCGAGGGCACCGAGCAGTTCCTGCGTGAGAAGTTCGCGAAGAAGCCCGATGTGGCCGAGGCCAACATCCTGGCCTTCCGTGCCGGCTGGAACTACGGCGAAACCACGGAAGCCTTCGGCACCACGTACGAGGTGGCCAAGGCATCGCTGCCGCCGGGCGAGTACCGACAGGTTTCCGGTAACACCGCGATGGCTTACGGCGTTGTGGCGGCGGGCCGGCTCGCGAACACCAAGGTGGTGCTGGGCACCTACCCGATCACCCCGGCGTCGGACATCCTGCACGAGCTGAGCAAGTACAAGAACTTCGATGTGCTGACCTTCCAGGCCGAGGATGAGATCGCCGGAATCGGAGCGGCTCTGGGGGCTTCGTTCGGTGGTGCCCTGGGTGTCACCAGCACCTCCGGCCCCGGTGTGGCGCTCAAGAGCGAGGCCGTGGGTCTGGCGGTCATGACAGAGCTGCCGCTGCTGGTCATCGACGTGCAGCGCGGCGGACCGTCGACGGGCCTGCCCACCAAGACCGAGCAGGCCGACCTGTTGCAGGCGCTGTACGGCCGCAATGGTGAATCGCCGATCGCGGTGCTCGCACCGCGTTCGCCTTCGGACTGCTTCGACATCGCCATCGAGGCGGTGCGCATCGCGTTGATCTACCGGACCCCGGTGATGATCCTGTCCGACGGCGCGATCGCCAACGGCTCTGAGCCGTGGGCGATCCCGGACATCGCGAGCTATCCGGCGATTGAGCACACCTTCGCCTCGCCCGACCAGGACTTCGCACCCTACAACCGAGATCCGGAGACGCTGGCCCGCCAGTTCGCCGTTCCGGGCACTCCGGGCCTGGAGCACCGTATCGGTGGCCTGGAGAAGGCCAACGGTTCGGGCAACATCTCCTACGACCCGGCCAACCACGACTTGATGGTGCGGTTGCGCCAGCTCAAGATCGACGGAATCACCGTGCCGGACTTGGAGGTTGATGATCCCACCGGTGACGCACAACTGCTGATGATCGGGTGGGGCAGCTCCTACGGCCCCATCGGCGAGGCATGCCGGCGCGCCCGCCGCAAGGGACTCAAGGTGGCTCACGCTCACCTGCGCCATCTCAATCCGTTCCCGGGGAACCTGGGCGAGGTGCTGCGCAAGTACCCGAAGGTCGTCGCGCCGGAGATGAACCTCGGACAGTTGTCGCTGCTGCTGCGTGGCAAGTTCCTGGTGGATGTGCAGTCGGTGACGAAGGTGCAGGGTATGGCCTTCCTCGCTGATGAGGTCGAAGAAATCATCGATGCGGCCCTGGACGGGTCGCTCGCCGAAAAGGAAAGCCAGAAGGCCGTTCTCGCGCGTGAATCCGCGGTGGCCGTAGGGGATCGAGCATGA